In Ficedula albicollis isolate OC2 chromosome 19, FicAlb1.5, whole genome shotgun sequence, one DNA window encodes the following:
- the MIS12 gene encoding protein MIS12 homolog — protein MSVDPMAYEAQFFGFTPQTCVLRVYIAFQDYLFEMMLLVEGVMLKKLDSIPGCKISPPQLRKCTEKFLLFMKEHFDKLFSMMEEMLLQLVLNIPKNVLLPEDRAQEQYPCSKEEFQALQDELQQLQQQCRAEAAAEQQLRAELEEQKAVKAELEKILQCFDGLENICREHGAGNFKESFALLTQSSKKLQDVLKDVEEKSKKMKLYDQLM, from the coding sequence ATGTCGGTGGATCCCATGGCCTACGAGGCGCAGTTCTTCGGGTTCACCCCCCAGACGTGCGTGTTGCGCGTCTACATCGCCTTCCAGGACTACCTGTTCGAAAtgatgctgctggtggagggCGTGATGCTGAAGAAGCTGGACAGCATTCCCGGCTGCAAAAtcagccctccccagctccgGAAATGCACCGAGAAATTCCTGCTCTTCATGAAGGAGCACTTCGATAAACTCTTCTCTATGAtggaagaaatgctgctgcagctggtgctgaaCATCCCTAAGAACGTGCTGTTGCCCGAGGACAGGGCGCAGGAGCAGTACCCCTGCAGCAAGGAGGAGTTCCAGGCGCTGCAGGacgagctgcagcagctgcagcagcagtgcagggctgaggcGGCCGCCGAGCAGCAGCTGcgggcagagctggaggagcagaaggcTGTCAAGGCCGAGCTGGAGAAGATTTTGCAGTGCTTTGATGGGCTTGAGAACATCTGCAGGGAGCACGGGGCCGGCAACTTCAAGGAAAGCTTTGCCCTCCTGACACAGAGCTCTAAGAAACTGCAGGATGTGCTGAAAGATGTTGAGGAGAAGagcaaaaaaatgaagctgtatGATCAGCTAATgtaa
- the DERL2 gene encoding derlin-2 isoform X1, with translation MCIFFFPCIDPFKMFSSFFQQLELITPFQLYFNPELIFKHFQIWRLITNYLFFGPVGFNFLFNMIFLYRYCRMLEEGSFRGRTADFVFMFLFGGLLMTLFGLFVNLVFLGQAFTIMLVYVWSRRNPYVRMNFFGLLIFQAPFLPWVLMGFSLLLGNSIIVDLLGIAVGHIYFFLEDVFPNQPGGGRLLRTPSVLKAIFDTPEDDPNYNPLPEERPGGFAWGEGQRLGG, from the exons atgtgtatttttttttttccttgtattgaTCCTTTCAAAatgttctcttctttttttcagcaattAGAACTTATCACGCCCTTCCAGCTGTATTTCAATCCTGAGTTAATATTTAAGCACTTTCAA ATATGGAGGTTAATCACAAACTACTTGTTCTTTGGACCAGttggctttaattttttatttaatatgatCTTTTT ATACCGGTACTGCCGCATGCTCGAGGAAGGCTCTTTCCGGGGTCGGACGGCAGATTTTGTATTTATGTTCCTTTTTGGAGGACTTTTAATGACT CTTTTTGGGCTGTTTGTGAACTTGGTGTTCCTGGGCCAGGCTTTCACCATCATGCTGGTGTACGTGTGGAGCCGCAGGAATCCCTATGTCCGCATGAACTTCTTCGGTCTCCTCATCTTCCAAGCACCATTCCTCCCCTGGGTGTTGATGGGCTTTTCACTGCTTCTGGGGAACTCCATCATTGTGGATCTCCTGG GCATTGCTGTTGggcatatatattttttcttagagGATGTCTTTCCCAATCAGCCTGGTGGTGGGAGGCTCCTGAGAACACCATCTGTCCT gAAAGCAATATTTGACACGCCCGAGGACGACCCCAATTATAACCCCTTGCCCGAGGAGCGGCCAGGGGGGTTTGCGTGGGGAGAGGGGCAGCGCCTCGGGGGATAA
- the DERL2 gene encoding derlin-2 isoform X2 encodes MCIFFFPCIDPFKMFSSFFQQLELITPFQLYFNPELIFKHFQIWRLITNYLFFGPVGFNFLFNMIFLYRYCRMLEEGSFRGRTADFVFMFLFGGLLMTLFGLFVNLVFLGQAFTIMLVYVWSRRNPYVRMNFFGLLIFQAPFLPWVLMGFSLLLGNSIIVDLLGIAVGHIYFFLEDVFPNQPGGGRLLRTPSVL; translated from the exons atgtgtatttttttttttccttgtattgaTCCTTTCAAAatgttctcttctttttttcagcaattAGAACTTATCACGCCCTTCCAGCTGTATTTCAATCCTGAGTTAATATTTAAGCACTTTCAA ATATGGAGGTTAATCACAAACTACTTGTTCTTTGGACCAGttggctttaattttttatttaatatgatCTTTTT ATACCGGTACTGCCGCATGCTCGAGGAAGGCTCTTTCCGGGGTCGGACGGCAGATTTTGTATTTATGTTCCTTTTTGGAGGACTTTTAATGACT CTTTTTGGGCTGTTTGTGAACTTGGTGTTCCTGGGCCAGGCTTTCACCATCATGCTGGTGTACGTGTGGAGCCGCAGGAATCCCTATGTCCGCATGAACTTCTTCGGTCTCCTCATCTTCCAAGCACCATTCCTCCCCTGGGTGTTGATGGGCTTTTCACTGCTTCTGGGGAACTCCATCATTGTGGATCTCCTGG GCATTGCTGTTGggcatatatattttttcttagagGATGTCTTTCCCAATCAGCCTGGTGGTGGGAGGCTCCTGAGAACACCATCTGTCCTGTGA
- the DERL2 gene encoding derlin-2 isoform X3 — protein sequence MLEEGSFRGRTADFVFMFLFGGLLMTLFGLFVNLVFLGQAFTIMLVYVWSRRNPYVRMNFFGLLIFQAPFLPWVLMGFSLLLGNSIIVDLLGIAVGHIYFFLEDVFPNQPGGGRLLRTPSVLKAIFDTPEDDPNYNPLPEERPGGFAWGEGQRLGG from the exons ATGCTCGAGGAAGGCTCTTTCCGGGGTCGGACGGCAGATTTTGTATTTATGTTCCTTTTTGGAGGACTTTTAATGACT CTTTTTGGGCTGTTTGTGAACTTGGTGTTCCTGGGCCAGGCTTTCACCATCATGCTGGTGTACGTGTGGAGCCGCAGGAATCCCTATGTCCGCATGAACTTCTTCGGTCTCCTCATCTTCCAAGCACCATTCCTCCCCTGGGTGTTGATGGGCTTTTCACTGCTTCTGGGGAACTCCATCATTGTGGATCTCCTGG GCATTGCTGTTGggcatatatattttttcttagagGATGTCTTTCCCAATCAGCCTGGTGGTGGGAGGCTCCTGAGAACACCATCTGTCCT gAAAGCAATATTTGACACGCCCGAGGACGACCCCAATTATAACCCCTTGCCCGAGGAGCGGCCAGGGGGGTTTGCGTGGGGAGAGGGGCAGCGCCTCGGGGGATAA